The sequence AGAAAGCTGGGAAAGGGATGGAGGATAAAGGTACGGCAGCAGAGGCGGAAGTCTGGAACATTTGGCGGGAGGCCAACGTGTTGCGGAAAACCGACAAAAAAAGCCAACCAGCTCCCGATAAAGGGAGCAAGAGTCACAAGCACGATTAATGGCCAGAGATGAAAATAGATGAAGGCACCCAAGAGCAGGGCATTTCCGATCAGGATGAACCGTGACCAGTCGGCGAGGTCCTTGCGGAGCTTTAGATTGCTCTCAGGCATGATGAGGGGTTCCCAAGTCCCCTGCAATTTGCCGAAGGCATAACGGAGATTTGTCAGGACAGAAACCCTGAGGAGGTAGGTATTAAAGATGAAGCTATTAAACCATGTCATGGGATTAACCGTAATCGGCTGGATAATCTCCTGATCGAGATCGTCGTATGTCGTGTATTGATGGTGTTTGACGTGGCTAGCGCGGTAGTGATGGTAATTCCAGATGGTCAGGAAAGAAACGATCCTGATGGCCATATCATTCAGCCAAGGGGTTTTAAATGTGGATTTGTGACTGAGCTCGTGGATCGCCGCCGATGGTCCGAGGAAAGTATAAAATGTCCCGTGGATATAACACAGCAGGGCCGTCACATACCATGGCCACTGGTACCAAGAGTAATAAGCTAGAGCACCAGTGCAAAACACCAAGGCCAAGTGCCCGCCAAATTGCCACCAACCTTTGGCGTCACTCCGTTTCATGAGTTCGCTCATGATCTTTTTATCGACGGGCACACGGTGCCATTTGATTTGTTCTTTTTCCGTGGGGGTAGCAGGTGCTGTGCTCATGATATAATATATTGTTACTAGACTTTTTCGCCTTCGATTAAATCTTGGAAGCTTTGCCGAGTACGGATCACACGGGCTTTGCCTCCATCGACGAGGATTTCAGCGGGGAGGGGACGGGAGTTATAATTCCCGCCCATGACAAAACCGTAGGCACCGGCACTCATGATCGAAAGTAATTCCCCCTCTTTTGGCGCGGGCAATTTGCGGTCGTGGGCAAAACAATCGCCACTCTCGCAGACAGGGCCGACGATATCGGCCACGACCTGTTTTGAGGAGGACTTTTTGACTGGGATAATCTCGTGGAAACTATCATAGAGAGCCGGGCGGATCAGATCATTCATGGCCGCATCAACGATGACGAAATTTTTAATCCCTGTCTTTTTGACGAATTGGACTTCTGTCAGGAGT comes from Verrucomicrobiota bacterium and encodes:
- a CDS encoding fatty acid desaturase, with the translated sequence MSTAPATPTEKEQIKWHRVPVDKKIMSELMKRSDAKGWWQFGGHLALVFCTGALAYYSWYQWPWYVTALLCYIHGTFYTFLGPSAAIHELSHKSTFKTPWLNDMAIRIVSFLTIWNYHHYRASHVKHHQYTTYDDLDQEIIQPITVNPMTWFNSFIFNTYLLRVSVLTNLRYAFGKLQGTWEPLIMPESNLKLRKDLADWSRFILIGNALLLGAFIYFHLWPLIVLVTLAPFIGSWLAFFVGFPQHVGLPPNVPDFRLCCRTFILHPFPSFLYWRMNYHIEHHMYPSVPCYNLGKLHTALEAHLPASPRGLVETWKGIFAVLKRQKQEPGYSFFAKLPENDTYEIAGDESVLLEAKSEA